The following are from one region of the Heliangelus exortis chromosome 2, bHelExo1.hap1, whole genome shotgun sequence genome:
- the OTUD1 gene encoding OTU domain-containing protein 1 codes for MQLYSSVITPYPAGGTAAAAAAAPPSAAGVFKVSLSPAPASAEVASAADPSGPSQSAENTAKDSFSSGAGSSSAAAMPAFSSCLEVMPSGPAAGPGSRSAGVPQYSSCAQVTVSRRRPLERIVPIRIVQRAEAPGELVPASPRSRAWLEGILESVRQAGGDGEAAALPAPTEEPSNRSLRLGEHCQALQAAAAGAQTGLVVTGCRPADRSGSQAQPAACSSPGEEEQDGGGADGRRVTSGRPERSEKLALYLAEVEKQDKYLRQKGRFRFHIIPDGNCLYRAVCKAVYGDQRLHSELREQTVHYIADHLDHFNPIIEGDVGEFLIGAAQDGAWAGYPELLAMGQMLNVNIHLTTGGRPESPTVSTMVHYLGPEDPTRPSIWLSWLSNGHYDAVLDRMCPNPEYEAWCRQTQVQRRRDEELAKSMAVSLSKMYIEQNACS; via the coding sequence ATGCAGCTCTACAGCTCCGTGATCACCCCTTACCCGGCGGGCGGGACGGCCGCAGCAGCAGCCGCAGCTCCGCCGAGCGCCGCCGGTGTCTTCAAGGTCTCCTTATCGCCGGCACCCGCCTCCGCGGAGGTAGCGAGTGCCGCCGACCCTTCGGGCCCGAGTCAGTCCGCCGAGAACACCGCCAAGGACAGCTTCAGTTCCGGAGCGGGAAGCAGCAGCGCCGCCGCCATGCCCGCCTTCTCCTCTTGCCTGGAGGTGATGCCGAGCGGCCCCGCGGCCGGCCCCGGTAGCCGGTCGGCGGGCGTCCCGCAGTACAGCTCCTGCGCACAGGTCACCGTAAGCCGCCGCAGGCCGCTGGAGCGGATCGTCCCCATCCGCATCGTGCAACGAGCCGAGGCCCCCGGCGAGCTGGTGCCGGCCTCGCCGCGCAGCCGCGCCTGGCTGGAGGGCATCCTGGAGAGCGTGCGGCAGGCCGGGGGGGATGGCGAGGCCGCAGCTCTGCCGGCGCCCACCGAGGAGCCCAGCAACCGCAGCCTGCGCCTCGGCGAGCACTGCCAGGCGCTGCAGGCCGCGGCCGCCGGCGCCCAGACGGGGCTGGTGGTCACCGGCTGTCGCCCCGCGGATAGGAGCGGCAGCCAGGCACAGCCCGCCGCCTGCTCCTCACCCGGCGAGGAGGAGCAGGACGGAGGCGGTGCGGATGGGCGCCGGGTGACGAGCGGCAGGCCGGAGCGCAGCGAGAAGTTGGCCCTGTACCTGGCCGAGGTGGAGAAGCAAGACAAGTACCTGCGGCAGAAGGGCCGGTTCCGCTTCCACATCATCCCCGACGGGAACTGCCTCTACCGCGCCGTCTGCAAGGCGGTGTACGGGGACCAGCGGCTGCACAGCGAGCTCCGCGAGCAGACAGTGCACTACATCGCCGACCACTTGGACCACTTCAACCCTATCATCGAGGGCGACGTGGGAGAGTTCCTCATCGGCGCTGCCCAGGACGGGGCCTGGGCTGGCTATCCGGAGCTGCTGGCCATGGGGCAGATGCTGAACGTGAACATCCATCTCACCACGGGCGGCCGGCCCGAGAGCCCCACCGTTTCCACCATGGTTCACTACCTGGGGCCCGAGGACCCGACACGGCCCAGTATCTGGCTGAGCTGGCTTAGCAATGGGCACTACGATGCTGTGCTGGACCGTATGTGCCCCAACCCAGAATACGAGGCGTGGTGCAGACAGACTCAGGTACAGCGCAGACGGGATGAGGAGCTGGCTAAATCCATGGCAGTGTCCTTGTCCAAGATGTACATTGAGCAGAATGCCTGCTCTTGA